A single window of Kitasatospora sp. HUAS MG31 DNA harbors:
- a CDS encoding TOMM precursor leader peptide-binding protein, with protein sequence MTASSPDARLPLGFKRHLRAEVVPGEATYLLSPQGVTAMEGRLVEVLAPLLDGTRSLDRILDEAGDAMSALDAGRVLGRLARANLVGYRRPSADEAAHAYWDMVGQDGAETALAATRVEVVTAGRVDAAAARAACRESGLAVPDPDDPAGSGDADFSLVLCDDYLNPELERINAERLAAGRPWLLASPGTAQPWVGPVFRPAEGACWSCLAHRLRGQRRSELPLQRARGLAGPLARPVASLPAGRAVGLHTAVLAAVKWLAGMRSPGDDAVLTLDTVRMESRHHQVVRRPQCPDCGDPALVAARVTAPVIPRQRAKAGSAGGGHRALDPAEMLRRHEHLVSPVSGVVEEIRRNTRLPEAVNCYHSGRNLAIRGDSLPGLRHGLRSLSGGKGTTELDARVGALCEAVERYSATRQGDEPTVQDTYRALGDRAVHPNDCQLFSARQFAERERWNTASSPFSHVPRPLEADRPVSWTPVWSLTSGRHRLLPTAMLYFGANAGHLADGLWADSNGNAAGSSLEDAIVQGFLELVERDAVALWWYNRTRQPAVDLDAFDEPCLARLREAYATMGRTFWVLDLTSDFGVPVMAAVSRRTDQPAEELAFGFGAHFDPRLALRRAVTEMGQLLPPSPGPGGTGYGLADRDLISWWTGATVANQPYLVPDPGERGRTPRDWGYRPRADLRDDVLAAEEMVRARGMELLVLDQTRPDVAIPVVKVIVPGMRPFWARYAPGRLFDVPVRLGRLTRPTDYGELNPVPLFV encoded by the coding sequence ATGACGGCGTCCTCGCCCGACGCGAGACTGCCGCTCGGCTTCAAGCGGCACCTGCGCGCCGAGGTGGTGCCCGGGGAGGCGACCTACCTGCTCTCCCCCCAGGGCGTCACCGCGATGGAGGGCCGGCTGGTGGAGGTGCTCGCCCCGCTGCTCGACGGGACGCGCTCCCTCGACCGGATCCTCGACGAGGCCGGCGACGCGATGAGCGCGCTCGACGCCGGGCGGGTGCTCGGTCGCCTCGCCCGGGCCAACCTGGTGGGATACCGCAGGCCCTCGGCCGACGAGGCCGCCCACGCCTACTGGGACATGGTCGGGCAGGACGGTGCGGAGACCGCGCTCGCGGCCACCCGGGTCGAGGTGGTGACGGCCGGCCGGGTCGACGCCGCCGCGGCCCGGGCGGCCTGCCGCGAGTCGGGGCTGGCCGTGCCGGACCCGGACGATCCGGCCGGGAGCGGCGACGCGGACTTCTCGCTGGTGCTCTGCGACGACTACCTCAACCCCGAGCTGGAGCGGATCAACGCCGAACGGCTCGCCGCCGGCCGCCCCTGGCTGCTGGCCAGCCCGGGCACCGCGCAGCCCTGGGTCGGACCGGTGTTCCGGCCCGCCGAGGGCGCCTGCTGGTCCTGCCTGGCCCACCGCCTCCGCGGCCAGCGGCGCTCCGAACTCCCGCTCCAGCGGGCCCGGGGCCTCGCCGGACCGCTGGCGCGGCCGGTGGCCTCACTGCCGGCCGGCCGGGCCGTCGGCCTCCACACCGCGGTGCTCGCGGCCGTCAAGTGGCTGGCCGGGATGAGGAGTCCGGGCGACGACGCGGTGCTCACCCTGGACACCGTCCGGATGGAGTCCCGCCACCACCAGGTGGTCCGGCGGCCGCAGTGCCCCGACTGCGGCGACCCCGCCCTGGTGGCCGCCCGGGTGACCGCGCCGGTGATCCCGCGCCAGCGGGCCAAGGCCGGGTCCGCCGGCGGCGGCCACCGGGCCCTCGACCCGGCCGAGATGCTCCGCCGCCACGAGCACCTGGTCAGCCCGGTCTCCGGGGTGGTCGAGGAGATCCGCCGTAACACCCGCCTCCCGGAGGCCGTCAACTGCTACCACTCGGGCCGGAACCTGGCCATCCGGGGCGACTCGCTCCCGGGCCTCCGGCACGGCCTGCGCAGCCTCAGCGGGGGCAAGGGCACCACCGAGCTGGACGCCCGGGTCGGCGCCCTGTGCGAGGCCGTCGAGCGCTACAGCGCCACCCGCCAGGGCGACGAGCCCACCGTCCAGGACACCTACCGCGCCCTGGGCGACCGGGCCGTCCACCCCAACGACTGCCAGCTGTTCTCCGCCCGGCAGTTCGCCGAGCGCGAGCGGTGGAACACCGCCAGTTCGCCGTTCTCCCACGTGCCCCGCCCGCTGGAGGCGGACCGCCCGGTCTCCTGGACCCCGGTGTGGTCCCTCACCTCCGGCCGGCACCGCCTGCTGCCCACCGCCATGCTGTACTTCGGTGCGAACGCCGGGCACCTCGCGGACGGCCTCTGGGCCGACTCCAACGGCAACGCGGCGGGCAGCAGCCTGGAGGACGCCATCGTCCAGGGCTTCCTGGAGCTGGTCGAGCGGGACGCGGTGGCCCTCTGGTGGTACAACCGCACCCGCCAGCCCGCCGTGGACCTCGACGCCTTCGACGAGCCCTGCCTCGCCCGGCTGCGCGAGGCGTACGCCACGATGGGGCGCACCTTCTGGGTCCTCGACCTCACCTCGGACTTCGGCGTCCCGGTGATGGCCGCGGTCTCCCGGCGCACCGACCAGCCCGCCGAGGAGCTCGCCTTCGGCTTCGGGGCGCACTTCGACCCCCGGCTGGCGCTGCGCCGGGCGGTGACCGAGATGGGGCAGCTGTTGCCCCCGTCCCCGGGCCCGGGCGGCACCGGGTACGGCCTCGCCGACCGGGACCTGATCTCCTGGTGGACCGGGGCGACCGTGGCCAACCAGCCCTACCTGGTGCCGGATCCGGGGGAGCGGGGGCGCACCCCGCGGGACTGGGGCTACCGGCCGCGCGCCGACCTCAGGGACGACGTCCTGGCCGCCGAGGAGATGGTCCGGGCCCGCGGGATGGAACTGCTGGTCCTCGACCAGACCCGGCCGGACGTGGCGATCCCGGTGGTGAAGGTGATCGTGCCGGGGATGCGCCCGTTCTGGGCCCGGTACGCGCCGGGCCGGCTGTTCGACGTTCCGGTCCGGCTGGGGAGGCTCACCCGGCCCACGGATTACGGGGAGCTGAACCCGGTCCCCCTGTTCGTCTGA
- a CDS encoding sensor histidine kinase, protein MRYLRGEAASSGERAEDRPPRVRDVPAPRLARSITVFALFCFSLIAFNNVIGDGARSGELAVLLLSTAAVFGIQLVNSSSRARRWNVRRRMWMLAAQAVLTVGPALFFGASWGGMLGCLAGSALLLVRGPAAWLLFVLSACGAVTQAVLTGLPLLRVIYVGQSSVLTGLVIYGLTRLADLVEEVHASRAELARVAVAQERLRFARDLHDLLGYSISAITLKTELIHRLVGVRPDRAREEIAGVLDISRQALADVRLVASGYRDMSLAAEADSAASTLKAAEIEAEVAVDCGRLHPLVDTVLATALREGITNILRHSKVQRCTITATTSGETVLLRLVNDGVVAQRRTPAPHSGSGIGNLRTRLATVGGRVEAGIQPDGRFQLLVEAPIRPQLSETATPRPEAEAAVA, encoded by the coding sequence GTGAGATACCTGCGTGGTGAGGCGGCCTCTTCCGGGGAACGGGCCGAGGACCGGCCGCCGCGGGTCCGGGACGTTCCGGCGCCCCGACTGGCCCGGAGCATCACGGTCTTCGCGCTGTTCTGCTTCTCGTTGATCGCCTTCAACAACGTGATCGGCGACGGCGCACGGTCCGGCGAGCTCGCGGTGCTGCTGCTGAGCACCGCCGCGGTGTTCGGGATCCAGCTGGTCAACTCCTCCTCCCGGGCCCGCCGCTGGAACGTCCGGCGGCGGATGTGGATGCTCGCCGCGCAGGCGGTGCTGACCGTCGGCCCGGCGCTGTTCTTCGGCGCCTCCTGGGGCGGCATGCTGGGCTGCCTCGCCGGCTCGGCCCTGCTGCTGGTGCGGGGGCCGGCCGCCTGGCTGCTGTTCGTCCTCTCGGCCTGCGGCGCCGTCACCCAGGCGGTGCTGACCGGGCTCCCGCTGCTCCGCGTCATCTACGTGGGGCAGTCCTCGGTGCTGACCGGTCTGGTGATCTACGGTCTCACCCGGCTGGCCGACCTGGTCGAGGAGGTGCACGCCTCGCGGGCCGAGCTGGCCCGGGTGGCGGTGGCCCAGGAGCGGCTGCGGTTCGCCCGGGACCTGCACGACCTGCTCGGCTACAGCATCTCGGCGATCACGCTGAAGACCGAGCTGATCCACCGTCTGGTCGGGGTGCGGCCCGACCGGGCACGGGAGGAGATCGCCGGGGTGCTGGACATCTCCCGGCAGGCGCTGGCCGACGTCCGGCTGGTCGCCAGCGGGTACCGGGACATGTCCCTCGCCGCCGAGGCCGACTCGGCGGCCTCCACCCTCAAGGCCGCCGAGATCGAGGCCGAGGTGGCCGTGGACTGCGGCCGGCTGCACCCGCTGGTCGACACCGTGCTGGCCACCGCCCTGCGCGAGGGCATCACCAACATCCTCAGGCACAGCAAGGTCCAGCGCTGCACGATCACGGCGACCACCAGTGGGGAAACGGTCCTGCTCCGGCTGGTGAACGACGGTGTGGTCGCGCAGCGCCGGACACCCGCGCCGCACAGCGGCAGCGGCATCGGCAACCTCCGGACCAGGCTCGCCACGGTGGGCGGGCGGGTGGAGGCCGGGATCCAGCCGGACGGCCGCTTCCAGCTCCTGGTCGAGGCGCCGATCAGACCCCAGCTCAGCGAGACCGCGACGCCGAGGCCGGAGGCCGAAGCCGCGGTGGCCTGA
- a CDS encoding response regulator transcription factor, producing MLSVKILLAEDVHMIRGALVALLELEPDFEVVASVDRGDLIVKSALQVRPDVAVIDVDLPGIDGLTAAAELREKLPACRTLILTSLGRPGTLRRAMAAHVCGFLLKDAPPDQLAHAVRAVAQGQRVIDPQLAMSAWDAPRNPLSPRELEVLRLAAQGADAAEIAGCLYLSKGTVQNYLTAIVAKLNARNRVDAIRIAEEAGWIP from the coding sequence ATGCTGTCGGTGAAGATCCTGCTCGCCGAGGACGTCCACATGATCCGGGGGGCCCTGGTGGCGTTACTCGAACTGGAACCCGACTTCGAGGTGGTGGCCTCGGTGGACCGCGGCGATCTCATCGTCAAGTCCGCGCTCCAGGTCAGACCCGACGTCGCGGTGATCGACGTCGACCTGCCCGGGATCGACGGCCTCACCGCCGCCGCCGAACTGCGCGAGAAGCTCCCCGCCTGCCGCACCCTGATCCTCACCAGCCTCGGAAGACCCGGGACGCTCCGCCGGGCGATGGCCGCGCACGTCTGCGGCTTCCTGCTCAAGGACGCCCCTCCCGACCAGCTCGCCCACGCCGTCCGGGCGGTGGCCCAAGGCCAGCGGGTGATAGACCCGCAGCTCGCGATGTCCGCCTGGGACGCCCCGCGAAACCCGCTCTCCCCGCGCGAACTGGAAGTGCTGCGGCTGGCCGCCCAGGGCGCCGACGCGGCCGAGATCGCCGGCTGCCTGTACCTGTCCAAGGGGACGGTGCAGAACTACCTCACCGCGATCGTCGCCAAGCTGAACGCCCGGAACCGCGTCGACGCCATCCGGATCGCCGAGGAGGCGGGCTGGATCCCCTGA
- a CDS encoding 4'-phosphopantetheinyl transferase family protein, whose protein sequence is MAGPAGPLPAPRHAPGPDGPWEQVREELAATGSCVLYGTLATWSAHLQEPERLRPVLGRDWSRYESLTPARGKERFLASRVLLRQTAAAAIGTVPELVDLAYHPGGRPYVRGCDQIDISLSHTEEVLVVGVTSRGRIGVDVELADRRMAGTASETQGYTTFELARLDEEPASRRNDLLVRLWTLKEAYSKALGVGLRFRFTEFGFALDGRRGARLVQPDGEPVAGGSAWSFATFGVRSRYVVSLAVFDAGFGGSSDLSVDTALDEGLLDTLLRATERS, encoded by the coding sequence ATGGCCGGGCCGGCCGGACCGCTCCCCGCGCCGCGCCACGCGCCGGGCCCCGACGGGCCCTGGGAGCAGGTCCGGGAGGAACTCGCCGCCACGGGATCCTGCGTGCTCTACGGCACCCTCGCCACCTGGTCGGCGCACCTGCAGGAGCCGGAGCGGCTGCGGCCGGTGCTCGGCCGGGACTGGTCCCGGTACGAGAGCCTGACCCCGGCCCGCGGGAAGGAGCGGTTCCTGGCCTCCCGGGTGCTGCTGAGGCAGACCGCGGCGGCGGCCATCGGGACCGTCCCGGAGCTGGTGGACCTGGCGTACCACCCGGGCGGCCGCCCGTACGTGCGCGGCTGCGACCAGATCGACATCAGCCTCAGCCACACCGAGGAGGTGCTGGTGGTCGGGGTGACCAGCCGCGGCCGGATCGGGGTGGACGTCGAGCTGGCGGACCGCCGGATGGCCGGGACGGCGTCCGAGACGCAGGGCTACACCACCTTCGAGCTGGCCCGGCTGGACGAGGAGCCGGCGAGCCGGCGCAACGACCTGCTGGTGCGGCTGTGGACGCTGAAGGAGGCGTACAGCAAGGCGCTGGGGGTCGGACTGCGGTTCCGTTTCACCGAGTTCGGGTTCGCGCTGGACGGCCGCCGGGGTGCGCGGCTGGTGCAGCCGGACGGCGAGCCGGTGGCCGGGGGCTCGGCCTGGAGCTTCGCCACCTTCGGGGTGCGGTCGCGCTACGTGGTGAGCCTGGCGGTGTTCGACGCGGGCTTCGGCGGCTCCAGCGACCTGTCGGTGGACACGGCGCTGGACGAGGGCCTGCTGGACACGCTGCTGCGGGCCACGGAGCGGTCCTGA